In the genome of Populus trichocarpa isolate Nisqually-1 chromosome 6, P.trichocarpa_v4.1, whole genome shotgun sequence, one region contains:
- the LOC18100002 gene encoding protein DEFECTIVE IN EXINE FORMATION 1, which translates to MEPSALRVLLVCFLLFTSSIHGEESNKSKFRDREATDDALGYPHLDEDALLNTQCPRNLELRWQTEVSSSVYATPLIADINSDGKLDIVVPSFVHYLEVLEGSDGDKMAGWPAFHQSTVHASPLLYDIDKDGVREIALATYNGEVLFFRVSGYMMTDKLEVPRRRVKKNWYVGLDLDPVDRSHPDVHDDQLVLEASEKKSESHTTGSAHQNTPETDSSISTSTENSHPANASSETEKKMNENQTEPIIKLPLHVDNSSLGARSNGTDKAESGTSNAHNGTNTVDKGTNNAENRTNTGRRLLEDDNSKGSHEGGSESKENDHENVHAATVENDEGLEADADSSFELFRDSDELTDEYSYDYNDYVDESMWGDEEWTEGQHEKLEDYVNIDSHILCTPVIADIDNDGVAEMIVAVSYFFDNEYYDNPEHLKELGDIDVGKYVASSIVVFNLDTKLVKWTRELDLSTNTANFRAYIYSSPSVVDLDGDGNLDILVGTSFGLFYVLDHHGNIREKFPLEMAEIQGAVVAADINDDGKIELVTTDVHGNVAAWTSQGKEIWERNLKSLIPQGPTIGDVDGDGRTDIVVPTLSGNIYVLSGKDGSIVRPYPYRTHGRVMNQVLLVDLSKRGEKSKGLTLVTTSFDGYLYLIDGPTSCADVVDIGETSYSMVLADNVDGGDDLDLIVSTMNGNVFCFSTPVPHHPLKAWRSSNQGRNNVVNRYNREGVYVTPSSRSFRDEEGKSFWVEFEIVDKYRFPSGSQAPYNVTTTLLVPGNYQGERRIKQSQIFDRPGNYRVKLPTVGVRTTGTVLVEMVDKNGLYFSDDFSLTFHMHYYKLLKWLLVLPMLGMFCVLVILRPQEAMPLPSFSRNTDL; encoded by the exons ATGGAACCCTCAGCGCTTAGGGTTCTCTTGGTCTGCTTCTTATTATTCACCTCTTCCATCCATGGAGAGGAATCCAACAAGAGTAAATTTCGAGACCGAGAAGCTACCGATGATGCCCTTGGTTACCCTCACTT AGATGAGGATGCTTTGTTGAATACGCAGTGCCCTAGAAATTTAGAGCTGAGGTGGCAAACTGAAGTGAGCTCTAGCGTTTACGCTACTCCGTTGATCGCCGATATCAATAG TGATGGAAAACTTGATATAGTGGTTCCTTCTTTTGTTCACTATCTTGAAGTTCTAGAAGGTTCCGATGGAGACAAAATGGCAG GTTGGCCTGCATTTCACCAGTCAACAGTGCACGCAAGTCCTCTCTTGTATGATATTGACAAGGATGGTGTGAGGGAGATTGCTTTGGCTACCTACAATGGAGAAGTTCTCTTTTTCAG GGTGTCAGGATACATGATGACTGATAAACTGGAAGTACCTCGTAGGAGAGTTAAAAAGAATTGGTATGTGGGTCTGGATCTGGATCCTGTGGATCGTTCTCATCCAGATGTTCACGATGACCAACTTGTCTTGGAGGCTTCTGAGAAGAAATCCGAGTCTC ACACAACTGGAAGTGCACATCAAAATACACCTGAAACGGACTCTTCGATTTCTACATCAACAGAGAATAGTCATCCAGCAAATGCATCCAGTGagactgaaaagaaaatgaacgaGAATCAAACGGAACCAATTATCAAACTGCCCTTGCATGTGGATAACTCTTCTCTAGGTGCCAGGTCAAATGGAACCGATAAAGCTGAGAGTGGAACCAGTAATGCACATAATGGAACCAATACGGTAGATAAGGGAACCAATAATGCAGAAAATAGAACAAACACTGGGAGAAGGCTTCTCGAAGATGACAATTCAAAGGGTTCACATGAAGGTGGCTCAGAATCTAAAGAGAATGACCATGAAAATGTTCATGCAGCAACTGTTGAAAATGATGAAGGGTTAGAAGCAGATGCTGATTCATCTTTCGAGTTATTCCGTGATAGTGATGAATTAACCGATGAGTACAGTTATGATTACAATGATTACGTAGACGAATCCATGTGGGGAGATGAAGAATGGACAGAAGGGCAACATGAGAAATTGGAGGATTATGTGAATATTGACTCACATATCTTGTGCACACCT GTGATAGCTGACATTGATAATGATGGAGTAGCTGAAATGATTGTTGCAGTTTCATATTTCTTTGATAACGA GTATTATGACAATCCAGAGCATTTGAAAGAACTCGGTGATATAGATGTTGGGAAATATGTTGCCAGTTCTATTGTTGTATTCAACCTTGATACAAAGCTAGTTAAGTGGACTCGAGAACTAGATTTAAGTACAAATACTGCAAACTTCCGTGCGTATATATACTCTTCACCTTCAGTGGTTGATTTGGATGGTGATGGGAATTTGGACATTCTTGTTGGGACTTCATTTGGCTTGTTCTATGTCCTGGATCATCACG GAAATATTAGGGAAAAATTCCCTCTTGAAATGGCTGAAATTCAAGGTGCTGTAGTTGCAGCTGATATCAATGATGATGGGAAAATTGAACTAGTGACCACTGATGTACATGGAAATGTTGCTGCGTGGACAtcacaaggaaaagaaatttgGGAAAGAAACCTTAAGAGTCTTATTCCCCAG GGTCCAACTATAGGTGATGTTGATGGGGATGGTCGTACTGATATTGTAGTTCCTACTCTATCAGGGAACATATACGTTCTTAGTGGCAAGGATGGTTCTATTGTTCGGCCTTACCCATATAGAACTCACGGGAGAGTGATGAATCAAGTTCTTCTCGTTGACTTGAGTAAACGTGGGGAGAAAAGCAAGGGACTCACACTTGTTACAACATCATTTGATGGTTATTTGTACCTTATAGACGGACCAACTTCTTGTGCTGATGTTGTTGATATTGGTGAAACTTC ATACAGCATGGTCTTGGCAGATAATGTTGATGGTGGAGATGATCTAGATCTCATAGTCTCAACAATGAATGGgaatgtcttttgcttttcaACTCCTGTTCCACATCACCCTCTCAAG GCTTGGAGATCTTCTAATCAAGGAAGAAACAACGTGGTGAACCGCTACAACCGTGAAGGGGTTTATGTCACACCTTCATCAAGAAGTTTTCGTGATGAGGAGGGAAAGAGCTTCTGGGTGGAATTTGAGATTGTAGACAAGTATAGATTCCCATCTGGGTCTCAAGCACCTTATAATGTCACT ACAACCCTTTTAGTTCCTGGCAATTATCAAGGTGAGAGACGAATAAAGCAAAGCCAAATCTTTGACCGTCCAGGAAATTATCGGGTAAAACTTCCAACAGTTGGAGTGAGGACTACTGGAACTGTTTTGGTGGAGATGGTTGATAAGAACGGGCTCTATTTCTCAGATGACTTCTCCCTTACATTTCACATGCATTACTATAAACTGCTGAAGTGGCTCCTAGTCCTCCCAATGCTTGGAATGTTTTGTGTGCTTGTCATCCTTCGTCCACAAGAGGCCATGCCCTTACCATCATTTTCAAGGAATACTGACTTGTGA
- the LOC7468040 gene encoding uncharacterized protein LOC7468040: MNFRSLEEFWSFYVTQHSKPSTRRWHFVGTLSSILLLLYSLVFNLWFLFFVPLVGYGFAWYSHFFVEGNVPTSFGHPVWSFRCDCKMFGLMLTGQMDREIKRLGKRPILQGF, translated from the coding sequence ATGAATTTCAGGAGCTTAGAAGAGTTTTGGTCTTTCTATGTGACTCAACATTCAAAACCATCAACAAGACGTTGGCATTTTGTGGGCACGCTTTCAAGTATACTGTTATTGCTGTACTCTCTTGTTTTCAATTTGTGGTTTTTGTTCTTTGTGCCGCTGGTTGGGTATGGATTCGCTTGGTACAGCCATTTCTTTGTGGAAGGGAATGTTCCTACAAGTTTTGGGCATCCAGTATGGTCTTTTCGATGTGATTGCAAGATGTTTGGATTGATGCTCACTGGTCAGATGGATAGAGAAATCAAGAGGCTCGGAAAGAGGCCTATTTTGCAGGGATTTTGA